The Gloeobacter violaceus PCC 7421 DNA window ACCCGCACCTGACTTGTCGGTGGTAAAGTCGGCGATGTACTGGGCCTGGCCAAAGGGCGGTTCGGCCAACTCCGTCAAAAACAAAGCGAAGGGGGTGTTTGCCTTCAAGCCTGCAACTTTGATCTTGAGCGAATCGACACCGCGCTTTTCTTCGCTTGCAATGAAGGTGACGGTGGCGGAGGCATCAGGAAAGCAGGTTGTAAACGGATCGAAAGTTTCCAGTGTGAAGCGCTTCACTTGCGGGTATTCTGAGGCACTTACCGAGGCCGTGTAAAGGCTCAGGAGCACACCGACAGCGGTCAGCGAAGCTGCCAGCAACTGTTTTTTCATGAATGGTACCTTGTAATCACGGATTCACAGTAATTACTCCGCCCATCCCCAGGCGGATCGCCCGCGGGTCTAAAGAAACGAGTTACTATCCTCCGAGTGTCGCCCAAGCGACTGCAATCGGTGGGGTAGCCAGCGCATTCTGATCGACATGAGCGCCCCTGTGCAAATTCCCGCCCCGGCCCAATCGCGCGATTGGCCCTACCTCGTCGGTGTGGGCGGCTACGCGATCCTCGACACCGTCCTGCAGACGTGGCTGATATTTTTGTTTACCGCCCAGACGGCCCCGGGCGGGCCGCTGGTCGCTCCGGCCGTCTTTGGGCTGGCGCTTTTGGCGGCGCGCATCTGCGAGGCGGTGGCCAACCCCCTGGCCGGATTCGGGGCCGACCGCAGCGGCAGGCCGTGGCTGTTTTTGCTGGTGGGGACTTTGGTCTTCGGCGGGGCGGGATTGGCGCTATTCTGGGCGCCGGGTCCGGGCCTCGGGCCGCTCAACGCCGCGCTGCTCTTTGCGCTGTTGCCCCTCGCCCTGGTGGCACAGTCGAGCTACATCGTGCCGTACCTCGGACTGTTGCCGCAGTTGGCCCGCGACGACGAGCGCCGCGTGCGCGTGAGTAACGGCCAGGCGCTGGTGCTGCTGGCCGGTGTGTTCGTGGGTCAGGTGCTCTCCGGCCCGGCGCTGGGGTGGTTGGACAACCGGCTTGCGCTGATGGCGACGCTGTTTATCGCCCTGGCCATGGCCCTGATGCTGGTGCCGCTGCTGTCGGTCCGCTCGCTGCAGATGGAGCGCTCCCGTTTGGTGCTCGCCCAGATGGGGCAGGTGCTGGTGCGCAACCCCGGCTTTCGGATCTTGGTGGTGGCCCAGGCGCTCTTCTGGCTCGGGTTCAACACGGTGCGCCTGGCAGCCATCTTTTTTGTAACGGTGCTGCTGGGACAGGAAGCGGCCCGGCTGTCGCTGTTTTTGGGGGCGATTTTTCTGGTGACGGTGCCGTCGCTTTTGGCGTTGCGCTTTGTGGTGCCGCGGCTGGGTAAGCGCAGGAGCATGATCCTCGCCACCGGCAGCTTCGCGGTGCTCCTGCCGCTGCTTGCCACGGTCGGCCGCTCGGTCGGGCCTTTGAGCGCCGAGCAGTGGGCCTTGTCGCTCTTCGCCTCGCTCGGTTTTCCGCTGGCCATCCTCTCGGTGGTGCAAAACCCGATGGTGGCCGAGCAGGTCGAGCAGGACGCAAAATCCAGCGGGGAAGCCAAAGGAGCCTTGTTTTTCGGCCTGCAGGGATTGGCCATCAAGCTCAGCTACGGCCTGGCGGCGGCGCTGCTCGGTTTTTTGCAGTCGCAGTTCGGCTACAGCCCGGGCCAACCGCTGGGCATCCAGCTGGTGGGACCGATCGCCGGGGTGCTCGCCCTGGGGGCCGCCATCGCCTACGGGTTCTATCCGAAGGACTTTGAGCAATCGGCTACTCAGCCGGCGGAGACCAGAAAGTAGCGGTAGCGTGCCCGCCAGCGCCGCAGTTGCTTGAGCATGCAGCGCGCCGGGGTGTCGAAGACTGTGAAGATGTCGCCGTAGCCGATGGTGCTGTTGTGGTGGTGACGCCAGTGCTGCTCGGGCGTAGTAATCAAAAGCCACCGGCACAGCCAGGCGATCGGGCCGGGCGTGCGCCAGCCCAGGGCCGTCGTGTGCCGCCACCAGACGTGGAACTGGCCGAAGATCATCCCCAACAGGACGCCCTGCCAGGAGTAGGACCACAGCAGCACAGAAAGGGCGATGTAGGGCAAGGCCCCCAGGAGGCCGTCGGCGACCACGCTCGGTCGGCCGGAAAGCACGGCGTAGTGGCGGAAGTTTTTGCGGGGGGCGTGGTGCACGCTGACGTGCAATTTACCGAAGACGTGCTCAGGAACGTGGTAGCAAAAGGTGGAAACAAAATCGCCGACAAACAGCAGTAGCCAGGCCACCGCGATCGCTTGGAGCATTCGTCCTCCTCGCACACTGTAGACAGCGTATAGGCAACAGGTAAGGAGCAGTTGAAGGCCCGGTTAAGAGCAGATTGAGAAATATTGCAACCAAGTATATCAGCTTTGCCTCCCTTAGAGACTAAGCCCCCAGAAAGAGATCCGCTTGTCTTTTGCTAAGCCGAGTGCGACTGCGGATGGCTCTTTTGTGGGTTGAACAGCCGCAGCACCTCGGAGGTGAAACCGGCGAGGGCGGGCATCAGCTGCGGTCGCAAAAGCCGTGGGTCGAAGACACCCATGCGGGCATTTTGCTGGGTGACGCACGCCGCGATAAAGGACTCGGGGGTCAAATCGATGGCGAGCGACGAGACGCCGTGGGCGGTGAAGCCGGGCGAATTGGACTGTCCGCCGGCAAGGCCGCCTACCAACCGGGTGAGGGAGTAGCCGTAGTACCAGAGTGCCCGCGCCGAGCGCAGCGGTTCGGCTCCTTCGCCCTTGTGGATCTGGTGGTAGGCGGCCCAATTGACAAAGTAAAAGAACCATTCTGCTGACAACGCTGTCAACTGGTTACCCGCTGATCTTTGTTTGCCCGATACGGCGGCCCTGGGCAGTAGGTGTCCGTGCGGGCGATACTGGCGGGTGGATGCGTTGCGGATAGGATCGATGCCTTTGTCATTCAAGGTTTTCACCGCCTTGTGCCTGTCGGCCGTCCTGGCCGCACCTGCCGGGGCCGAGCTGACCTCGCGCAATCCTTACACCCGCCTCGTCGAGGTACTGCGCACCGGCAACTGGCGGGAGGCCGAGCAGGAGACGCGGCTGTTGCTGCTGCGCTCGGTGGGCCGCGAGGAGGTGGGCTGGCTGGATGTGCCCGCGATCCAGAAGCTTTCCTGTGACGACGTGCGGGCCGTTGACCGCGTGTGGGCGGCAGCGAGCGCCGAGCGCCTCGGCTTCAGCGCCCAGAAGCGCCTCTGGCAAGAAATTTCCGGCGAGGCCGGTCCGCCCGCCGCAGCTACCTTCAACGCCAACTACGACCGCTTCGTGGAGCGGGTGGGTTGGCGTTTCGGGGGCGAATGGGTCCAGGACGCCAATTTGACTTTTACGACCGCCGCCCCGGCGGGTCACCTCTCGGCCATCGGCCGTGACGGATGCTTTATAACGTTCCTCACGATGCTGTCGCGCTGCGGTTTGTAATATGCGCTGGTTGACTTTTGTGATGTTTTGGTTTGCGGTCGGGTTTGCGGTCCTCACCGTGCCGGTAGCCGCTATCCCGGTGCGCTCCGCCCATACCGAGGCTGAACTCATCTCGGAGGTGCGCTCGGTCCAGCCGGGCCGGCCTTTTTGGGTGGCGCTGCGCCTGAAGATGGATCCCGAGTGGCACACCTACTGGCTCAATCCGGGGGACTCGGGCACGGCGACCACGCTGCAATGGCAACAGCCCGCCGGGATACAGGCCGGTCCCCTCCGCTGGCCCTATCCCCAGCGCATCGCCGCCCCGCCTCTCGCAAGTTACGGATACGAGGGGACGGTCTATCTGCTGAGCGAAATCCAGGCGCCCGCGGATCTCAAGCCCGGAGCAAAACTGGCGCTGCGCGCCAAAGCCGAGTGGCTGGAGTGCAAAGTAGAGTGCCTACCGGGGGCGGGCACCGTCGCCCTCGAATTGCCGGTTCAGGCGGAGGCTACTGCACCGTCGGTCCACGCCGATGCGATCGCTGCCGCCCGCGGCCGTCTGCCGGTGACCATTGCCGATTGGAAGCTGCGCGCGGCGGTGCAGGAGGGGCAGCTCATCCTGCGCGCCACCCGGCCCGAGTGGTTCGCAGGTGAAATCGGTCCGGTGACCTTTTTCCCGGAGCAAGACCTGCTGATTGAACCGGCGGCCCCCCAGGTGCTCGAAGTGCGTCCCGACGGCTTTTTGCTCAAGCTCAAGCGCTCCGCCGTCTCGACGGCGACCCCTGAGCGCATTGCGGGCGTGCTGGTGGCTCCTGCCGGTTGGCGCGGCGCTGGGTCGGAGCAGGCTCTGAGCGTCCGGGTCGCCCTTGAACCGGTCGCCGCCGTGCTGAGCGCCGGGGCGCCGGATCTGGCCGGGCTGCTGGTGGCGGTGGGTTTCGCTTTTTTGGGCGGGATGATCTTGAACCTGATGCCCTGCGTGCTGCCGGTGCTCTCGATCAAGGTGCTGGGTTTCGTGCAGGAGGCGCGCACAGGCCACGCCTGGCGCTACGGCCTTGCCTTTACCGCCGGGGTGCTCGCCTCCTTCTGGCTTTTGGCCGGCGGATTGCTGCTGTTGCGCGCCGGAGGCGAACAACTGGGGTGGGGCTTCCAGCTGCAGTCGCCGCCTTTTCTGGTGATCCTCTGCGCGGTGCTCTTTTTGTTCGGATTGAATCTTTTTGGCATCTTCGAGGTGGGTACTTCGCTGACCCGCCTGGGGGGAGCCGGTCCGGCCGGCGGCCTGGGCGGTTCGTTTTTTAGCGGGGTGCTCGCCACTACCGTCGCCACCCCCTGCACCGCCCCGTTTATGGGCTCGGCCCTCGGTTATGCCCTCACCCAACCTGTCTGGGCAGCATTGCTGGTCTTCACCGCCCTGGGCCTCGGCATGGCGAGCCCCTATTTGCTGCTTTCGCTCTCGCCTGCGCTCCTGCGCTTCGTGCCCAAGCCGGGTGCCTGGATGGAGACCTTCAAGCAGGCGATGGGCTTTTTGCTGATGGGCACCGTCGTCTGGCTGGGCTGGGTACTGGGCCTGCAGGCCGGGGTGAGTGCTCTGGCGGCGCTGCTGGCCGCCCTGGTGGTGCTCGGAGCCGCCGCCTGGGCGCTCGGCAAATGGGGCCACATGGCGGCTCCTGCCCCCACCCGCCTGACCGCCCGGGTGCTCGCCGCCCTCGGGATCGTCGGGGCGCTGGGCGTTGCTCTGGTCGGAGTCGAGCAGCAGTCCGCCGCTTCCTCCGGACCGACCCAGGCGACGGCAACTCCCTCCGAGGGCATCCGTTGGGAAGCATTCTCCCCACAGCGGGTAGCCGCCCTGCGCGCTGCCGGCACGCCGGTATTCATCGATTTCACCGCCGCCTGGTGCCTGAGTTGCCAGGTCAACGAGCGCGTCGCCTTCAGCTCGCCCCAGGTGCGCGAAGCCTTTGCCAGGGGCGGCTTTGTGATGCTCAAAGCCGACTGGACCAAGCGCGATGCCGCGATTGCCCAGGCGCTGGCACAATTTGGCCGCAGCGGCGTCCCTCTCTATGTGCTCTATGGCCCAACCGCCGGTGCCCCGCCCCGGATTTTGCCCGAAGTGCTCACTCCGGATATCATCGTGAAGGCACTTCAAGAATTGTCATAAATCCCGAACTTCTTACCAGGAGACTGCGAATGAAGAGGAAAGCGTTTGTGATGGCCGCCTTGAGCCTGGCACTGGTCGCTGCGAACGTCTCGACGGTGCAGGCCGACGCCCTGGTCGGTCAGCCGGCCCCCAGCTTCACCGCCGCCGACACCAACGGCAAGAGCCATGCGCTCACCGATTTCAAGGGCAAATACGTGGTCCTGGAGTGGACCAACTACGACTGCCCCTTCGTCGTCAAGCAGTACAGCACCCAGGCGATGCAGGAGATGCAGAAGATGGCCGCAGGCAAAGGCGTGGTCTGGCTGTCGGTAAATTCTTCCGCCGCCGGCAAGCAGGGCAACTATCCTGCTGAGAAGTGGAACACCCTAGTCAAAGAAAAAGGTGCCGCCCCCAAGGCGATCCTGCTGGACGGTGACGGCAAGATTGGCCAGCTGTACGGGGCCAAGACCACCCCGCACATGTATATCATCAACCCAGAAGGCAAGCTCATCTACAACGGCGCCATCGACGACAAGCCGACCACCGACGCCGCCACCAAGCCCCAGACCAACTACGTGGCCGCCGCCCTCACCGAAGCGATGGCCGGCAAGCCCGTCACCGTCGCCACCACCCGCCCCTACGGCTGCTCCGTCAAGTACTAACTATTCCTACTTTTCCATGGCAAACACCCCCGGACCTAACGATCCGGGGGTGTTTGCATCTTTGGCGCGGGTGCCTAACTTTTTTCTGAGTGATGGATGTTAGGAAAGCCTCGGACAACACAATGAGATTGACGGCGTTAACAATTAATCATTTAGCTGAATATCTCTGTACAAATAACGCTCTTCCAATCTCGATATATCTTTCAATACATCGACAATTACTTGTCTATTGACCATGGGGCCAACGACGTCATCAATGACATCCCTAATCTCATAAACTTTAACTGAACTACCCCCCTCTAAGCTTACCTCCATCCAATCCTCGTCCAGTTGTAGACCTCTCAGTACTCCGCGAAGCGAAACAGATTCATATTGAGCAGATGAATGAGGTTCTTTGGCAAGTTTTTCCTTTTTTATTGCTCTATTTATAGCCTCTCGGGAGCTTTGCACTAGAACCACAGGTATACTGTCTAAACTGTCTGACGATTTAATCTCAAGTTGTTGAAATGAATTGTTTGATGGCGCGGGAGCAAGATTTCTTGTCAATCTCAAAAAAGCGTCTCTATACTTGGGAGCATCAATATACTGCTCATCAGGGATGATCACAGTTAGTTGTTCTTGGTCGCCTTGAGAGCCTGCTTCTACAATGTTAAGAAACTTCTGAGTGATCTCTTCTACTTCAGGCAAGCCATTAGGAAACAACGATAGTTGTTTGGGTTTCTGAACACGAACAGCGAATTGGTAGCTTCCCGCAGGTGCCTGGAACAGCCAAGGTTTACACTGTTCTTGTACTTCTATGCTAGGGGCGCCTCTTCTGCGAAAATCCCTGCCCATGAGCATTTCTATGGTTCTGTAAAACAGCTTTCCTACTTCTTCGACTTTGTTCAGAATCAAATCAAGCGGAGCCCCTCCGTATACAACCTCGCCTCCGCTTACAGATACAAGCACTTCACCTCTAATGAACTCAACTCCTGACTTAACACGGCTCTCCTCGGACCAAATTGTTTGCAGTAAATTTTCTAGCTTTTCAGCTGCGAAAGGCGGCATGTTTTGCGTTGACAAACATTTGTGTATGAATGATTTTGCTCTCGCAAAGTCATGACCTTTAAACAAAAGCGATGCTGCGCTTACTGCAGTAATTCCTAAGGTTCGTGTTTTGGTTGGCTCTAGTGAAGCATAAGCATTCATCTCAGCTATTGCTGCATCAATATAAAGTTGCTGTGCCTGCTCAAATTCGTGTGATGTTATCGCCACCTGCGCTGAAGTGGCTAGCTCCTCGCTTCTTCTGTGGTAGGTTAACCAACTCATGACGAATCTTCAACTTTCTGAATGGCAATAAGCTGAGCTTTAAAACCAACAACAGCAGCTAGTGCTGGTAAGTTGCTGTTACCGTCCTTTGTCTGCTGAATCTTTTGGCTAAGGCGCCTGCCAACTTCGGGCTTATCAGAATTGGTACCTGATACTTCGAGCCGGAAACAATTCTCTAAATCATCAATATCTCCACCGGGAGATATATAGTAATCAGCTCCCGTTTTCGTTTCTGCGCGGCTAATTGCAAACAAGCCGTAAACAAGTTCAACTGCTGCAAGCGCAAAAGGGTATGCTCCGTCTCGCGTTGCGTCATCTTTGTTGGCCCAAGCTGCCCTGCATCTGTCGTCTGTGGGTTGCCATTGGACTGTTGCAACCATAACCATTTCCAACTTGCCGTTTCCCAGTGTAAATTCTTTCGGAGGGATATGATGCAAATCTAAACACACCCGGGCGGCATCCAGGTAATGCTCGGCAGTGGACGGCATTAAACCGTAATGCCGAGCAGCCATATCCTGAATTGGCAAAAGAGGTATACCTGTGTTCTGCATTTCCATGAATGGATTGGGTAGCGCTGTGGTCTGCTGCCTAAAGCACAGCAGCTGCAGGCCGCATGTTAGAAAGTGTGATTAGTATACCCGATCAACACAATATGTACCCTGGATTCTTCCCATTGCTTACCAAGTCTCAACGACCACAATGAAAGACCTCACCTGTGATCGGCAGGTGAGGTTTTGTGAATAACTGCGGGCGAGGTGCTCAGCTTTTCACGAAGCACATCGAGTAGGAGTCTGAGCGCACCACTAGCAACCGGCGGCCGTTCTCGCGGATCCACACTTGGTAGTGGAGTACCCCGCCGCCGCAGCCGCCCTTGAACTGGCTGCTGGTCCAGTCGTCGACCGGAGCCTCCTCACTCAGATACATTGGGCCTTCGTCGTAGTGGATGCCGATGAGTGAGGCCGCCTGGGAGACCTCTTCGTCCAGCATCGCAGGGCGCGCTGCGCCCGTGGCGAAGGGTCGGGCAGGGACATAGCCGTTACCGTTGCCGTCGGCCGTCGGTGCCACGGGCTGCGCAGCTGCGGCCGGCTCGTTTTGGTCGATGGCGCCGATTTTGACCGGTTCCGATTCGAGGGTGCCCTCGCGGTAGACGGTGATCCCCTTGAGGCCGTTGCGCTGGGCGAAGCGGTACATCTCCTTGATTTCTTCGACGGTGGTCTCGCGACTGCAGTTGATCGTCTTGCTGATGCTGCTGTCCACCCAGTTTTGCCAGCGGCTCTGGGCGAGCACGTGCCACTGCCAGGAGATCTCACGCGAGATTTTAAAGGCGGCGGCTTCTTCAGGGTGCGCCGCCGCGAAGGCGGTGCCCTGCAGCGAGCCGGTCTGCAGCACGATCTGGCGATCTGCCTCCCCCAGACCCAGCGCCTCGACGTAGGGACTGGGGATCTGCACCCAGTTTTGCTGGGAACTAGAGGCGTCCACGTAGACCTGCTTCCAGATCGTGAGCCCGAAGTCGGGTTCGAAGGCCCACGAACAGGAGGCCAGTTGCGCGATCGAACCGGTGGGGGCAATCGAGAGCACCGTCGAGTTGCGCCGAGGTGTCTGGGTCAGCGCTTCGGCGCGCTCTGCCGCCTCGTCGCCACTGAGAACGCGGCCGGTGGAGTCCCTCCAGCGCTCGAAGGGGTTGCCGGGGCGCACATCTTTGATCTCCTCCCAGATACCGCAGGCGCCTTTTTCGGCGGCAAGCGCCTCGGAGGTGCGGTAGGCGCGCTCAGCGATGAAGCGGCCGACTTTGTCGATCTCTCGAAGGTGCGCCTCGGAGTCATAAGGAATGCGGCGGGCCTTCAGCCAGTCGGCCCAACCCATGATCCCGAGTCCCAACTGCCGAAAGACGTTGCGGACGTTGTGCTTCTGGGCCGGGGTGGCAAATTCGGCCACATCGAGCACGTTGTCCAAAAAGCGCGTCGAGATTTCGACCGTGCGGGCCAGGTCTTCCCAATCGAGTTCGACGCCCCGCTCGGTGCGGTGCATGAACTTGGAAATCACGATCGATCCCAGGTTGCACGCCGAGTTCGGGGGTAACCAGATTTCTCCGCAGTTGTGTACCACCAGACCGTTGGCGTCGAAGCGGGCCGGCCCCGGGACGGTGCAGTCATACACTTCCTCGATCCCGTCGGGTGTGAGCGATTCGACGGTGGCGCTGAACCGTTCGCGGTTGGGCGTGCGGCTGTAGGTATCCACCAGTTTGGCCAGGCGAGCGGCTTTGGCCGGGTGCTCGAAGCCAACCAGTTGCGCAAAGACTTGAAGGTTGTCCTTCGCGATCACCAGTTCGTACTGGCTCTTGCACGGGTAGGGTGCGCTTTGGCGGCGGCTGTCGGGCAGCATCCGCACCTGGGCTTCGCGGCGCTTGTAAATGTCCGAGGCGATTCCGAGTCTCAGCAGCATCCGCTGTACCGCTTCGAGCGTCGGCAGGTCGCTCTGGCTGAGGCGCACGCTGACGCCTTTTTGCTGATCGCCTTGCACGCTGCCGTCGGCGTCGAACAGCCCCCGCAGGAAGCCGCGATAAAATTCAAAGCTTCCCTGCTCGACCCGGGACGTCACCCGCTTGCAGCCGGGAACGATCTTGAAGGTGGCAGCCAGCCGGGCCAAACCCGAAGATTGGACACTTGCCACGCCCTGGGCGTTGATGGTGCCTGCGAGCTTGCGGCCGACGTTGGCGCGGCTCGTCGCCAGGGTCACGGCGCGACCGGGCATTTCGGGGGCGGAAGCTTCCCAGAAACTGAGCTTCGCGCAGAGCGTGCCGTTGTTGTCGCGCACAAAGCAGCCGTCGCCCACCAGCGTCCCCAGAAGCCAGCCAGTTTCGGCGTCGCCGGGGCCGTCCCACGGTTGCAGACCGCGGTGGTCGTGGAGCATCACCCGGTCTCCAGGATTCAACTGTTCCGCCGGTACCCACTCGGTGTACTGCCGGTGGCGCGTCTGGGCGGTGAGCTTGAGCACCTGGTGATTGCCCGTAAGCCGCAACTGGTGGCCTTCTTTGGTGCGCAGGCGCAGCACCGGCTTGACACCGGTGGCAAAAAAACCGGCGCTCGTGGTGCTGAATAGCTCCCCGTTGACGTAGGTGCTGTGCTGGACACCGATCAGATCGCGCGCCTGGCGGGGACCGTCGCCGGTATGCACCCAGGTGTCGGCCGTCACGCAAGGGTTCGTAGTTGTAATGAAATTTTTTATTGGTGAGCGGCGCCTGGCATTGTCGCTGAGAAGCAAGCCAGGATCGGCGGTATCGTGAGCGTACTGCGCAATCTGATTCCACAGATCAACGACACCGGGATTGCCCTCGTCGAGTTTGTCGAAAAATTCGTCGTCGACCAGGACCGAGATGTTGGCGTTGTGCCAGCGGCGATCGCGGGTGCCCTTGGGCGAGAGGTGCGTCTCAGTCCAGGTGTCGGTCAATTCCTGCTTGAGCTGGTCTAGCCGGGCATTTTTTTCAACATCGGACAGACCTTTATCCACAGCTAAATCCGCTGTCCGTTCGATCAAGTCGCGGGCTACACGAGCGTCCATGACCGACTGGGTCTTCGCCTGGATGAACTCCCAGACGTCCGGGTGCTTCCAGTGCATGGAGAACATGAAAGCTCCCCTGCGGGAATTGGACGTGTAGATGCCGTTTCCGGAAAGTAGATGCATGCCTTCTACTTCGATGTCGTAAACTCGCTGGGTTCCGACAGACTCGATCGCCACGATTGGGTCCGGAAAGTAGTTGACGTGCTGACACAGCGATTCGGCAAGGGCCTGTTTGCCGGCCGTCCGGGTCTTCTCAATCACCTTGAGCAGGGCTGTGTAGAGCAGGTGCTTGCCGCCAACGGCCACGACGCGCTGGTAGGACGCCCCCCGCACCAAAGCGGGCGGATAGCCCCCGGTGCCATCCCGACCCAGGACCATCGGTGAGTGCACCACCTTGGCGCTCCGGCAGCACAGCGTCTGGAAGCGCCGCTTGAATTCGGTGCCGCAGACGTTGAGCCTGTAGATCGTCCGCCAGCCCTGCCGGGAGCGATCGGTGGTGTGCAGGTTGCTCACGATGCCCTCGGCAAGCAGGAGCAACTGCACCGCGCCGACGAACGCTTTGCTGGTGCAGTCGAATCCGTACCCACCTTTGCCGCCGCGCACGCAGCCATCGGCGTCGAAGTACCCGGACAAGAAAGCGCCGACCACCGAGCTGGGGCTGCGCAATATCGCTTCCGGCATTGCTAGATCGGCAGCTTTTTGCTTCAGTAGGCCGTTGGCTTTGAGCCAATCGAGCAGATTGGCTGAGTGCACGAGCAAGTTCCAGACAGCGCCGCTGCCGCTGTAGATCTTGGTGGTGAGGCCGAATTTTTCGCGGATGATGGCCGCCAATTGATCGCGAACGTTGGGGTAGGTGTGGGAAACTGCCAGACTCAAATAGTTATAGGTCGCACCCCGGCCCACGCAGCCGTCGCCGTAGGCATAACCGAGCAAGTAGGCGAGTTGCTCGTCTAGCTCCGGCGGTTGGGCGATCTCTATCGATGAGCGGTAGCCTGCCGGAATGCATTGAAGGCGCACTTTCTCAGTAACCGGGTTGCTGCCTAAAAGCAGCAGCAAGTTGTCGCCCACCTGCAAGTGGCTCAACTCGTCGAGCAACAAATCGCCGTTCTCGTCCAGACGGGCCATCTTATGATTGGCGGTCACCTCGACGCTGTAACCTTTGCGGGTGGTGACCCGGAAGACTTCCGCCTCGCCGTTGTCGAAGCGCTCGCTGATGTTGCGAAATCCCTGGTGGGTGCAGACGCGGGTCCCGACCCCGGCCACCACCTGCTCGACCGGCACGTAGCCTTGCTCGGTGTGTAGGAGCGTCCCCGCCGCAAAACACTTGTTCCCGGTGGTGATCTTCTTGGAAGTCTCCGAGACCATATCGAGCACTGCGCAGGGGCCGAGGGCCTTGCCGTCGGCGAAGGGAGTGCCTTTGGGCCGGATGTAGCCCTTTTGGCCATGCGCGCCGATGTTGATCCCGACACCGCCCCTGAACTTGGTGGTCAAGACGGCATCGGTGACGAGTTTGGCGATCTCCTGGATGTTGTCCTCGGCCGAGAGCACGAAGCAATTGAGCAAACCGTGGGTGCCGTGGTCGGAGTTGGCCAGGATCGAGCCGCCCGGCAACATCTTCATCGGCGCCAAGATCGAAAAGAACCTCTCCTGCCACTCGCGCTGGAGGGCAGGGGTTTTTTCGGCCCCGGCCACGAAGCGCGCCACGCGGCGGCAGACATCCTCCCAGGTACGCTCCTCGCCGATCAGATACTTCTGCAGAACCGCCCTCTGGGACTCCGACAGAGCCATACCCTGCTCAAGACTTCCCACCCCGTCCATACCCATGGTGCTCGCTCCTGCAAATAATCGGATGACCAACTCCGCATCTAGTGGGGCAAGATGCAGTTGGGCAATAACGAACACTTTATTTGGACTCCCCCGGGTCGTCAACTGCCGACTGTGGGAACCCGCCTGCAAACACCATGGGTAGATCCGCCCGCCGACGGCGTTCTTGTGGCTGCCGCCGCTTCATCGAATTTATTGATGGCCTGCCATCATTTTATTGCATCTGAGGACTTTTGTCCATGTTGGCGGCGGGGCCATGCGGGATGTGAAGCCGGGATTACAATAAAGTAACGAAGGAGAAAAAGCGTGCATCCTGAATTTCCTCACACCCGCATTGCCGGGATCACAGGCGAACTGGTGTGGACGCCGGAGGCGCTGGTCAAACTGCGGAAGATTCCTTATTTCGTCCGGTCCCAGGCCCGTCTTCGCATTGAGGAATTGGCCCGCGCGAGCGAGGTTGACCTCATCACCGTCGAGCTCGTCCAAAAAGCCCGTTTGGAGTTTGGTCAATAATGAGTCTTTCCTTCTCACTCGCCGTACAGGAATTG harbors:
- a CDS encoding sterol desaturase family protein, which gives rise to MLQAIAVAWLLLFVGDFVSTFCYHVPEHVFGKLHVSVHHAPRKNFRHYAVLSGRPSVVADGLLGALPYIALSVLLWSYSWQGVLLGMIFGQFHVWWRHTTALGWRTPGPIAWLCRWLLITTPEQHWRHHHNSTIGYGDIFTVFDTPARCMLKQLRRWRARYRYFLVSAG
- a CDS encoding protein-disulfide reductase DsbD family protein, translating into MFWFAVGFAVLTVPVAAIPVRSAHTEAELISEVRSVQPGRPFWVALRLKMDPEWHTYWLNPGDSGTATTLQWQQPAGIQAGPLRWPYPQRIAAPPLASYGYEGTVYLLSEIQAPADLKPGAKLALRAKAEWLECKVECLPGAGTVALELPVQAEATAPSVHADAIAAARGRLPVTIADWKLRAAVQEGQLILRATRPEWFAGEIGPVTFFPEQDLLIEPAAPQVLEVRPDGFLLKLKRSAVSTATPERIAGVLVAPAGWRGAGSEQALSVRVALEPVAAVLSAGAPDLAGLLVAVGFAFLGGMILNLMPCVLPVLSIKVLGFVQEARTGHAWRYGLAFTAGVLASFWLLAGGLLLLRAGGEQLGWGFQLQSPPFLVILCAVLFLFGLNLFGIFEVGTSLTRLGGAGPAGGLGGSFFSGVLATTVATPCTAPFMGSALGYALTQPVWAALLVFTALGLGMASPYLLLSLSPALLRFVPKPGAWMETFKQAMGFLLMGTVVWLGWVLGLQAGVSALAALLAALVVLGAAAWALGKWGHMAAPAPTRLTARVLAALGIVGALGVALVGVEQQSAASSGPTQATATPSEGIRWEAFSPQRVAALRAAGTPVFIDFTAAWCLSCQVNERVAFSSPQVREAFARGGFVMLKADWTKRDAAIAQALAQFGRSGVPLYVLYGPTAGAPPRILPEVLTPDIIVKALQELS
- a CDS encoding MFS transporter, translated to MSAPVQIPAPAQSRDWPYLVGVGGYAILDTVLQTWLIFLFTAQTAPGGPLVAPAVFGLALLAARICEAVANPLAGFGADRSGRPWLFLLVGTLVFGGAGLALFWAPGPGLGPLNAALLFALLPLALVAQSSYIVPYLGLLPQLARDDERRVRVSNGQALVLLAGVFVGQVLSGPALGWLDNRLALMATLFIALAMALMLVPLLSVRSLQMERSRLVLAQMGQVLVRNPGFRILVVAQALFWLGFNTVRLAAIFFVTVLLGQEAARLSLFLGAIFLVTVPSLLALRFVVPRLGKRRSMILATGSFAVLLPLLATVGRSVGPLSAEQWALSLFASLGFPLAILSVVQNPMVAEQVEQDAKSSGEAKGALFFGLQGLAIKLSYGLAAALLGFLQSQFGYSPGQPLGIQLVGPIAGVLALGAAIAYGFYPKDFEQSATQPAETRK
- a CDS encoding GUN4 domain-containing protein; the encoded protein is MPLSFKVFTALCLSAVLAAPAGAELTSRNPYTRLVEVLRTGNWREAEQETRLLLLRSVGREEVGWLDVPAIQKLSCDDVRAVDRVWAAASAERLGFSAQKRLWQEISGEAGPPAAATFNANYDRFVERVGWRFGGEWVQDANLTFTTAAPAGHLSAIGRDGCFITFLTMLSRCGL
- a CDS encoding thioredoxin family protein yields the protein MKRKAFVMAALSLALVAANVSTVQADALVGQPAPSFTAADTNGKSHALTDFKGKYVVLEWTNYDCPFVVKQYSTQAMQEMQKMAAGKGVVWLSVNSSAAGKQGNYPAEKWNTLVKEKGAAPKAILLDGDGKIGQLYGAKTTPHMYIINPEGKLIYNGAIDDKPTTDAATKPQTNYVAAALTEAMAGKPVTVATTRPYGCSVKY